A stretch of Candidatus Brocadiaceae bacterium DNA encodes these proteins:
- a CDS encoding DMT family transporter, with protein sequence MPKIPLITALLAAFLFGAATPASKALMADIPPFQLAGLLYIGAALGIIPLIFKEQSFLNPCRLDKKNLFRLIGSIIFGGILGPVFLLFGLRFASSVSISMWLNLELVATALLGYFIFRDHLTPYGWLSTAGMLIAAALLTNAEGISGITAGILVAIACFCWGLDNHLTVLINGMPPSQITFWKGIMAGIINFSIGAFMSSMEMTFTLFGIAIIVGVFSYGISVVLYIMSSQKLGTTRGQIIFSTAPFFGVVLSTTLLGESVADTQIWAGLIIMSSLVFLFLEKHEHEHIHCAITHDHWHKHDDGHHAHILPDVPHGLWHSHLHEHEEISHSHKHLPDLDHRHKHNK encoded by the coding sequence ATGCCAAAAATTCCGCTAATTACAGCACTGCTGGCCGCTTTTCTCTTTGGAGCTGCAACACCGGCAAGCAAGGCTCTCATGGCTGATATTCCACCATTTCAGCTTGCTGGTTTATTATACATAGGTGCTGCCCTTGGGATTATTCCTCTCATTTTTAAGGAACAATCATTTTTAAATCCTTGTCGTCTGGATAAGAAAAATTTATTCAGGCTAATTGGTTCTATTATATTCGGTGGCATTTTGGGACCAGTGTTTTTACTATTCGGACTCAGGTTTGCATCTTCTGTGTCAATATCTATGTGGCTTAATCTGGAACTTGTCGCTACCGCATTACTTGGATATTTTATTTTCAGAGACCACCTTACTCCTTACGGTTGGCTCTCAACTGCAGGTATGTTAATTGCTGCCGCCCTGTTAACCAACGCGGAAGGTATTTCTGGTATTACCGCAGGTATCCTTGTCGCAATTGCATGCTTTTGTTGGGGATTAGATAACCATTTGACCGTTCTGATTAACGGAATGCCCCCATCACAAATAACATTCTGGAAAGGCATTATGGCTGGCATTATCAATTTTTCCATTGGCGCATTTATGTCATCAATGGAAATGACATTTACGTTATTTGGCATTGCTATAATTGTAGGAGTTTTTTCTTACGGGATAAGTGTCGTCCTTTATATCATGTCTTCACAAAAACTTGGCACAACAAGAGGCCAGATCATTTTTTCAACAGCTCCTTTTTTTGGGGTAGTTCTTTCAACAACGCTGTTGGGCGAATCTGTTGCTGATACCCAAATATGGGCAGGGTTAATCATTATGAGTTCTTTAGTCTTTTTGTTTCTTGAAAAGCATGAGCACGAGCACATCCATTGTGCCATTACCCATGATCACTGGCACAAACATGATGATGGACATCATGCCCATATTCTACCCGATGTGCCACATGGTTTGTGGCACTCTCATTTGCATGAACATGAGGAAATATCACACTCACATAAACATTTGCCTGACTTGGACCACAGACATAAACATAATAAATAA
- a CDS encoding chromate resistance protein has translation MHKWILFAHQISKDSANLRVRVWRTLKKYGVVFFKNTVYMLPYSKEHEEMMRWLCKQIRDTGNEASLFISESMDKEQEDEIIKAFHSMLDKEYLGLAESCETVIKKIENDKSTKILTDRTTKEYRKRLMEITKIYGDIQRIDFFQAPQGNITNKTIQRLQQNLENLSGKSAEKESAFEKTCQIKDFLNRKWATRKDVYIDRIASAWLIKRFIDPKARFLFVDKIHEIPENAVPFDMYGAEFTHHGDDCTFETFMKAFHLKDAALQQIAEIVHDIDLKDGRYERAEVEGVERVIRGLCMKQKDDSTRLEKGAELFDALYTFYSKEK, from the coding sequence ATGCACAAATGGATTCTCTTTGCTCATCAGATTTCAAAAGACTCGGCAAATCTTCGCGTCAGGGTATGGAGAACCTTGAAAAAGTATGGCGTGGTATTTTTTAAAAACACCGTGTATATGCTGCCATATTCAAAAGAACACGAAGAAATGATGCGGTGGCTCTGTAAACAGATCAGAGATACCGGAAATGAGGCATCATTGTTTATTTCCGAATCTATGGATAAAGAGCAGGAGGACGAAATTATCAAGGCCTTTCACTCCATGCTCGATAAGGAGTATCTGGGCCTGGCAGAATCATGTGAAACCGTGATAAAAAAAATAGAAAACGACAAAAGCACGAAAATACTTACGGACAGGACAACAAAGGAATACAGAAAAAGACTTATGGAAATTACAAAAATATATGGCGATATACAGAGGATAGATTTTTTTCAGGCCCCCCAAGGAAATATTACAAACAAAACAATACAACGTTTACAGCAGAATCTGGAAAACCTGTCCGGGAAATCTGCAGAAAAGGAATCAGCCTTCGAGAAGACCTGTCAGATAAAGGATTTTTTGAACAGAAAATGGGCAACCAGAAAAGATGTTTACATTGATCGTATCGCATCCGCCTGGCTTATCAAACGATTTATCGACCCGAAGGCACGCTTTCTTTTTGTAGATAAAATCCATGAAATACCGGAGAATGCGGTTCCTTTTGATATGTACGGAGCTGAATTTACCCATCATGGAGATGATTGCACCTTTGAAACCTTTATGAAGGCATTTCATCTGAAGGATGCCGCCCTTCAGCAGATAGCGGAAATCGTGCATGACATCGATTTGAAAGATGGAAGATATGAAAGAGCAGAGGTTGAAGGGGTTGAACGGGTAATACGCGGACTGTGCATGAAACAAAAGGACGACAGCACACGGCTGGAAAAAGGGGCAGAACTCTTTGATGCCCTGTACACCTTTTATTCAAAAGAAAAATAA
- a CDS encoding MFS transporter yields the protein MNNYKIVSPFVVLCMIGFFARMSYAMARTPLLPLFALSLGANPKEIGFVVGASTITGIFFKLPAGTLSDIYGRHRMLLISIFIFAITPFAYYFISNYWNLVYVRFFHGLATSIYGPVAMATIADIAGAKKGERLSLFSSITIIGSLIGAPFGGYVLHYLSGDEMYSMRHFHSAYIICGIIGMVSLGLIVKLQTSQQAIAIHSENVMRNVWRRFLKGMKEVAHDYRIIITSAMEGVQNLSLGALEAFLPVYAVTVVKLDPFRAGIIWGAQIISTILAKPVMGKISDRYGRKMIIFSGMWICAIPFACIPLTQKFSLLLSLAMIFGIGEAFVTSSSAAMVTEFCKEQHYGSAMGVFGSIFDIGHASGPILAGFLLVYLNYHYTFSLIALLLIVSTFFFLFTVTESKSTLLDSGGIT from the coding sequence ATGAACAATTATAAAATAGTATCTCCTTTTGTCGTCCTCTGCATGATAGGGTTTTTCGCGCGGATGAGTTACGCCATGGCAAGAACGCCCTTATTGCCCCTCTTTGCTCTCTCGTTGGGAGCGAACCCAAAGGAAATTGGATTTGTTGTCGGGGCTTCTACCATAACGGGTATCTTCTTTAAATTACCGGCCGGCACGCTTTCTGACATCTATGGCAGACACAGGATGCTCCTTATCAGCATCTTTATTTTCGCCATTACCCCATTTGCATATTATTTTATTTCCAATTACTGGAACCTGGTATATGTCAGATTCTTCCACGGCTTGGCCACATCAATCTACGGGCCGGTTGCCATGGCGACAATAGCTGATATTGCCGGAGCGAAAAAGGGAGAAAGGCTTTCATTATTCTCTTCAATTACGATTATTGGAAGTCTCATTGGCGCTCCATTTGGTGGTTATGTCCTTCATTATTTATCCGGTGATGAAATGTATTCTATGCGGCATTTTCATAGTGCATATATTATCTGCGGGATTATTGGCATGGTTTCTCTGGGGCTAATTGTTAAACTGCAAACTTCTCAGCAGGCTATCGCCATACATAGCGAAAATGTCATGCGAAATGTATGGCGAAGGTTTTTGAAAGGAATGAAAGAGGTAGCGCATGATTATCGCATCATCATTACGAGCGCCATGGAAGGAGTACAGAATCTGTCACTAGGAGCTCTGGAAGCGTTTCTACCTGTTTATGCCGTTACCGTTGTGAAACTGGACCCATTTCGCGCTGGCATCATCTGGGGGGCACAGATCATTTCCACTATTCTGGCAAAGCCTGTCATGGGAAAAATCTCAGACAGATATGGACGTAAGATGATTATCTTTTCCGGCATGTGGATTTGCGCAATCCCCTTTGCCTGTATTCCATTGACACAAAAATTTTCTCTTTTGCTGTCTCTTGCCATGATATTTGGCATCGGTGAGGCGTTTGTAACCTCATCCTCCGCGGCAATGGTGACAGAATTCTGCAAAGAGCAACATTACGGTTCTGCCATGGGGGTTTTCGGGAGCATCTTTGATATTGGCCATGCTTCCGGCCCCATATTGGCAGGATTCCTTCTGGTATACCTGAATTATCATTATACCTTTTCTCTCATTGCTCTCTTATTGATTGTTTCAACTTTTTTCTTTCTTTTTACTGTAACAGAAAGTAAATCAACGCTGCTTGATTCAGGAGGTATTACATGA